Part of the Bacillus cabrialesii genome is shown below.
CTGCGGTTAAGCATTTTCCAATTGGCTGGTTTCATGGTAAACTAACAACTGGAGGTGCATGTTATGTATGCGACGATGGAATCCGTGCGGCTTCAAAGTGAAGCTCAGCAGCTTGCCGAGATGATTCTGCAGTCGGAGACGGCTGAGAACTACCGCAATTGTTACAAGCGTCTCCAGGAAGATGAAGAGGCAGGGCGGATTATTCGTTCTTTTATCAAAATAAAAGAGCAGTATGAGGATGTACAGCGTTTTGGCAAATATCATCCTGACTATAGAGAAATATCCCGGAAAATGAGGGAGATCAAACGGGAGCTGGACCTGAATGATAAAGTGGCTGACTTTAAGAAAGCTGAAAATGAGCTCCAGTCCATTCTTGATGAGATTAGCGTTGAGATCGGGACAGCTGTTTCAGAGCATGTAAAAGTTCCGACCGGGAACCCTTATTTTGACGGTTTATCTTCATGCGGAGGCGGCTGCGGTTCAGGCGGAAGCTGCGGATGCAAAGTGTCCTGACGAGACTGGCCGTCTCGTCTTTTACATATAAGAGAAATCAGGCAGGTGATTGTATTGGAGAATAGGCGCCAGGGCATGATTGTGTATCTGCATTCCCTAAAGCAAAGCAAAATGCTGAGGAAGTTCGGAAATGTGCACTATGTATCAAAACGCTTAAAATATGTCGTGCTGTATTGCGATATGGACCAAATTGAAAAAACAATGGACAAGATCGCATCGTACTCGTTTGTGAAAAAAGTGGAGCCTTCTTATAAACCGTTTTTAAAATTGGAATTCGAGTCAAAGCTTGATAAAGCAAAAGAATACGATTATAAAATCGGCATATAGCGTATAAAAAAATCCCCGCAGACATCTGCGGGGTCCTTCTATTCCTTAACATGTTAAGGAGAAGGCAAAGGGAGAGGAGAAACCGGAGGAAGAACTTATGGGGAAACGTAAGTCTTCTCCGCGGTTGGCAACAACATCCTCTAGATGCTGTTGCTCATAGTATGGACAAGGATCAGTCTGCCTATACACCTGTTTGTCAAGATTAACGTTCGTTGTTTGAAAGAATGCTTTATGTTAAGATAGGATTGATTTTTTTCTATGTACATAGCGGCGTCCGGCCGAACAAGAAAACAAAATAGCTTTTAGAAAAAGTGGTGTGGAACATGAGAGTAATTTCTGGATCAAAAAAAGGCCGTTCACTAAAGGCTGTGCCGGGAACATCAACAAGACCGACAACCGACAAAGTGAAGGAATCCATTTTCAATATGATCGGCCCTTATTTTGACGGGGGCAGGGGACTTGACTTATTCGCAGGGAGCGGAGGTCTTGGAATTGAAGCGCTTTCGCGCGGATTTGAGCATTGTATATTCGTTGACCGTGATTTTAAAGCGATTCAAACGGTTAAATCAAATTTAAAAACGCTGGAGCTTACAAAACATGCGCAGGTATACCGCAATGACGCGGAACGGGCTTTGCACGCTGCTGCAAAAAGAGAAACTGGCTTTCGCGGCATTTTTCTCGATCCGCCGTATAAAGAACAAAAGCTAAAAGCGCTTTTAACGATGATTGATGAATATCAAATGCTGGAAGAAGACGGTTTTATCGTTGCCGAGCATGACAGAGAGGTTGAGCTTCCCGAAACCGTAGGAGATCTTGTCATGACAAGAAAAGAAACCTATGGACTTACAGGAGTGGCGATTTATAAAAAGAGGGGGTAGGGATGTGGCGAGTATAGCTGTCTGTCCCGGCAGTTTTGATCCGGTGACCTACGGGCATCTGGACATCATCAGACGCGGGGCGCATATTTTTGAACAAGTGTATGTATGTGTGCTGAATAATTCTTCAAAAAAGCCTTTGTTCAGTGTCGAAGAGCGGTGTGAGCTTCTGAGAGAAGTGACAAAAGATATTCCAAACATCACAGTTGAAACGTCGCAGGGACTGTTAATTGATTACGCAAAAAGAAAAAATGCGAAAGCGATTTTAAGAGGCTTGAGAGCGGTATCTGATTTTGAATACGAGATGCAGGGGACATCCGTAAACCGTGTGCTTGATGAATCTATCGAGACGTTTTTTATGATGACAAATAACCAATATTCGTTTTTAAGCTCAAGCATTGTAAAAGAAGTGGCAAAATACAATGGCCCGGTATCAGAGTTTGTGCCGCCGGAAGTAGAGCTTGCGCTTCAGCAAAAATTCAGACAAGGATGAGAGAGTTAACTCATCCTTTTTTTGTTCCGTTTGTCAGTCTGTAAGAAAAAATGATGATGTACGTAAACAGCGCGCATAATGTGACGGCAGGTCCAATCTGAACAAGCAGGTTCCAGCCGTTTATAAAAGCAGTTGGCATTTCGCCGCTATTAAGAGATTTGAATACATATCGGTACGGGTCATGCCATGCCGTGTAGAGCGGTTTCCATAAAAGCATGACGAAGACGGCTGCATAAACGCCCTGAAGCAAACGTGCGATAAAGAACGGTTTAAATCTGATATCGGTTTCCGATAAAATACCTGCCACCTGAGCTTGCACGGAAAATCCGCTAAACCCGAGAATAAAGCTGACGACAATGGCTTTTTGCAGAAGAGACACATCTGTCTCGCTGACGAGCTTGCTTCCTAACGTGATTTCAAACATTCCTGATAAAAGGGGAATGTCCAATTGAGCCGGAAGCTGAAACAAAGTCAGCGCGCCTTTTGTGAGAACAGACAGAACATCAGTCAGCTGAACGACCGACAACAGCCGGTTAAAGACAGAAAATAAAATAATAAAGCCGCCCACCATAAGAAGGGTTTGAACAGAAGACGTTACAGCGTCGCCTAAAATTTTGCCCAGGGGCCGTTTTTCCGCAAGTCTGGCGGTATGCAAAGCGTGTAAAGCATCTTTGATCGAAGGAAAAGGTATCGTTTTCTTCCTTCTGAGCTGCTGCTCTTCCTTGCGGCCGTAGGAACGCATCGTTAAACCGACAGCCAGATTCCCCAAATAGTGTGCAGAAGCCAATAAAATGCCCAATGATGCGTTTTGAAAGAAACCGACGGCAACAGCGCCAAAAATAAAGAGCGGGTTCGAAGAATTGGTAAACGACGCAAGCCGTTCTGCTTCTACTCTTGAAATTTGTTTTTCCTGCCGCAGACGGGCGGTGAGTTTTGCTCCCGCCGGGTTTCCTGATGCCATTCCCATAGCAAGAACGAAGCCGCCGACACCCGGTACGCGAAAGATCGGCCGCATAAAAGGCTCAAGCAAAACACCGACAAACCGCACAATGCCAAAACCGATTAAAAGTTCAGACAGAATAAAAAATGGCAGCAATGACGGAAACACAACCTCCCACCACATAGAAAGCCCGGTTTTAGAGGCTTCGAATGAGGCCTGCGGATGTGAGATGACAGTCGCTGTTAAAAAAAGAAAAAATGAAGCAATCAAAAGTGTATGAATCTTCGACAAGTTCATTCTTACCTCCCCGATGCTAAAAATGCCCAATGACATGTATATCATGATAAAATAATGTATGACACGAAATGGCCAAGCAGTACCTGTCCTCTTGATTCTTTGTACTAATATACGAGCATAGGGGTTCAGTTTAGACCATAGAATTCGATATAAGGGAATTCAGGCAGGAGGTTAACGTTTTGGCCAAACCTAAAATCGGGTTAGCGTTAGGATCGGGAGGGGCCAGGGGGCTCGCTCATCTCGGTGTGCTTTCCAGTTTACATAAGCACCAAATTGAAGTAGATATGATTGCGGGGAGCAGCATGGGCGCTTTGGTGGGCAGTTTTTATGCCGCCGGCCATGACGTGGCAACAATGAAAAAAGTCGCCAAAGCCTTTAAACGGCGGTTTTATGCTGATTATACGGTGCCCAGGCTCGGTTTTTTAAAAGGTGACCGCGTCAGGCAGCTTGTGCATGCTTATACATTCGGAAAACCGATCGAAGAGCTTCAAATCCCGCTGGGCATTGTTGCATGTGACTTACAGACGGGAGAAAAGATTGTGTTCCGTAAAGGATCGGTGTCAGATGCAGTGCGGGCCAGCATCAGCATACCGGGTATCTTTATTCCGCAGAGGCTGGATGGGCGCCTTCTTGTAGACGGCGCGGTCGTCGATCGAATTCCGGTTTCTGTTGTAAAAGACATGGGGGCTGATATTATCATCGCTTCGGATGTTTCCAGGGTTCGAAAAACGGAAACAGCAGTGCATATTTTTGATGTGATTATGCAAAGTATGGATATACTGCAAAATGAATTGGTGAGACATCAAACGATCGCCGCAGATATCATGATTCGCCCTTCTCTTGAAACATACAGCTCAAGCTCGTTTGCCAATATTGAAGCAATGATATCGGCAGGCGAGGAAGCCACAAACCGAACGATCAGCAAGATTAGAAAAGAAATAGAGAATTGGGAGGGCTCATAATTTGCTACGTAAAAAACATTTTAGCTGGATGCTTGTCATCCTCATTCTGATTGCCGTTTTATCATTTATAAAACTTCCATACTATATTACAAAACCGGGAGAAGCGACAGAGCTTGCTTCACTGATAAAAGTGGAGGGTGGCTACCCGGAAACAGGGAGTCTGTCCTTAATGACTGTCAAAGTGGGACCGGCTAATCCGTTTACATATGTGTGGGCAAAGATGCACCCTTATTATGAAATTGTTCCTGATGAGAGCATCAAGGAAGAAGGCGAATCAGATAAGGAGTATATGAAAAGGCAGCTCCAAATGATGCAAAGCTCGCAAGAAAACGCGGTTATAGCCGCCTATCAAAAGGCAGGAAAAAAAGTCAGCTATTCCTTTAACGGCATATATGCAAGCTCAGTCGTAGAAAACATGCCCGCAAAAGGGAAAATAGAAGTCGGTGATAAAATCATCAGCGCAGACGGCAAAACCTATCAGTCTGCTGAAAAGCTGATTGATTATATCAGCAGCAAAAAAGCGGGAGATAAAGTCAGATTAAAAATCGAAAGGGAAGAAAAAGAAAAGCGAGTCACCCTTACGTTAAAACAATTTCCTGAAGAGCCGGATCGGGCAGGAATCGGGGTTTCCCTCTATACGGACAGAAACGTGAAGGTAGAGCCTGATATCGATTTTGAAATAGAAAATATCGGCGGCCCGTCAGCAGGGTTAATGATGTCTCTGGAAATTTATAATCAGCTGACAAAAACAGATGAGACAAAAGGATACGATATCGCAGGAACAGGTACGATTGATGTTGACGGAAAAGTAGGCCCGATCGGCGGCATTGATCAAAAAGTCGTCGCCGCGGACAAAGCCGGAAAAGACATTTTCTTCGCACCTAATCAAAACGGCGCCAGCAATTCCGATTATAAAAACGCAGTAAAAACAGCAAAAGATATTGATTCAGATATGAAGATTGTGCCTGTTGATACGATGCAGGATGCGATTGATTATTTGAATAAGCTGAAGGCGAAAAGCACCTGATACTCAGGTGCTTTTTCTATCTGTTTAAAAAACGTTGTTCATCCTCGTCATATCGGATCGGCGCATGTCCATATTCCTGCAGGTCAAACTCGGTTCTCAGCGGTTCTTCTATCGGCAGGCTGTAGATTCTGCTTGCTTTTATGTCCAGATTGAGAGCGGGATGGGAGAAAGAAGACAGTTTGCTGACAAGCGGAACGGACAGCGTTTTTTTCTTTTCTGATAAATAAGCCTGTCCTTTTTTCGTCATGCCGAGAAGTCTGATATAAGGCACCTCTTCGTCATCAAGCAGCTTATGCATATCCTGTTTTTTCGTTCTGGTTAAAATGTGCGTGTTCATCCGCTGAAGTCTTGTCCACGTATAACGTTTCGTTTTCAGCAGCTCCATAAATTCCTGATAGGAGCTGGCTTTTCTGATCGAACGAAGAATTCTGTGCTCCAGGCCTTCCTCGACCTCGTATATTTGCTGTAATTCCTTTGCTGTTACAGTTGAAAGGCTGTATTTTAAGTAAGAAAAATAGCTTTCAGGTGTATGCCACAGTCCGAAAGATTTGCGGTAATGTGCTAATTCACACGCAGATGCAGCAGGAAGAAAATGAAGGCAGGCTTCAAGATTCTGTTCAATCATCGCTTTTCTGATGCTCGTGGCGCTTGCGATATGGTTTTCGCCTTCAGGAAGATCGGCATCATGATAGTCCGAGGAGATGCGCGCTGTCGTATATGGTTTCATCAAGTATCCCCCGGAAAGAATGGAAGTCACATAATGGTATCCCAAAATGTTATTAGGTTTTGATAAATCAAGTGCACTTTCGTTATGTAAAATCGAGCTGAAGGCGATAGCTGCCGCGGCTGGATAACTGGCACCCTTTTTAAGTTCTTCTTTCATACGCTGATCAAATGTATGTTTATGCTCATCAATAAGCTTTGCTGTTTTTAGAAACGGCTCAATATCACCGTTTTCACTCCCGAAAAACAGCGCTTCGCATCCAAGTTTGTTCAGGATGGAAACACTGCCGCGTGCAAAAATCTCCGCTTTTTGCACCGCGTAAAGATAAGGCAGTTCAATGACAAGATCGACTCCGCTTTGCAGTGCCATTTTGGTGCGGGCCCATTTTGACACTACAGCCGGTTCTCCGCGCTGTAAAAAATGTCCGCTCATCATCGCGACAGCCGTGTCGCATCCGGTTTGCCGCTTTGCAGTTTGGGCATGATAAAGGTGACCGTTATGAAAGGGATTATATTCAACCACCAATCCGACAGCTTTCATATTTTTTCCGCCTTTCTTGCTATGTTTAAAAACGTATGGTACATTTGCAAATGAAAACTCTTACGTCTTATTTTTATTTTAAGTGTATGCATCGCATATTCCGCTGTCAACGATACTTGAATGGCAGCATTATGCTGTAAAGAAAAAATATTGACAAAAACAATCTTAAAAGCTATAATCATGTTTGTTGCTTTCCTGAGGTGATACAAATGAAATGGACGATTTATCAGCTGCATCAAATGCCGAAACAAAGTTTTGAGTTTGATGAAACAGTTGAGTTAAACGAGCTGACAAAGCTGAATTCTGACATTCGCCGCATTTCTCCCGTCCGGGTGAAGGGCAGAGCGGATATCAAATCCAAACAGGTTTCGTTTGATTTTTCAATTTCAGGCGAAATGATTTTGCCATGCTCAAGAACACTCGTTGATGTTCCGTATCCATTTGAAATTTCAACAAAAGAACTGTTTATATTTCATCAGACGGATGATATAGAAGATGATGACGTTCACATTGTTGAGGACGATACTATCGACTTAACTCCGATCGTAAAAGAAGAAATTCTTTTAGAAATCCCTATGCAAATCTTTTGTGAATCTGAACAAGAAAAAGGAGCTGCTCCTCAAGAAGGAAAGGACTGGCAAGTCATTTCGGAGGAAGACAAGAAGAACCAAGTTGACCCGAGACTTGCAGCCCTCGAGAAGCTCTTAAAACAAGATGATGAATCTTAACTCTTTAAGGAGGTGGGAATAATGGCTGTACCTTTTAGAAGAACTTCTAAAATGAAGAAAAGATTGCGCCGTACACATTTCAAACTTAATGTACCTGGTATGACAGAATGTCCGTCATGCGGAGAGATGAAATTGTCTCACCGTGTATGCAAAGCATGCGGATCATACAACGGCAAAGACATAAATGTAAAAAGTAACTAATAAGAAAAGCGCAGGGTGAAAGCCCTGCGCTTTTTCTTTTTCTCTTCCTGTCAGCTTGCGGAAAATTTGTGAGTGCAAATAGTCTATCTAATCTATTACCGGCATATGTATGAGATAAATAAGCTGACATGGAGGGAGATTGAATTTGACCATTACAAGACAAGATGCTTGGACTCAGGATGAGGATTTGCTGCTGGCAGAAGTGGTGCTTCGTCATATTCGAGAGGGAGGAACACAGCTTTCCGCTTTTGAAGAGGTTGGAAGGGCGCTGACCAGAACCGCGGCAGCCTGTGGTTTCAGGTGGAACTCGTATGTGAGAAAACAATACCAGTCAGGAATAGAGCTTGCGAAAAAACAGAGGAAAGAACTGAGAAAGCAAATCGGCGTTCATTCGGTCAACATGCCGAATTCTGTGAAGCAGACTGCCGCGGCAGCGCCAGAAGGAAAACGAGATTTGTCCATTCAGGATGTCATTCAATTTCTCGAACAATTCAAAGAAACACCGTCTGCACAAGAATTTCAGCTCGAAAGAGAAAAAATGAAGGAACAAATCCAATCGCTGCAAAAAGAGCTGGAGGATTTACGGAGTGAAAATCAAACATTGAGAAACCAGCTAGAGATGACAGAAGAGGATTACAAGGCATTGATCGATATCATGGATCGGGCCAGAAAAATGGTTGTTTCAAAAGAAGACGGAAGAATGAAAAAGGCGGCTCAAGAAACGTAAGGAACGCCTGAAATGAACCGGCCCTAGAGTAAGAATAGGCCGGTTGTTTTTATTTCTATGCAGACTCTCCCGGTGTCATTTCTTGATCCATATCAGGATGCCAGATGAGCGGGTTTTCCCCTTTGTCCCGCGCCATATCATACTTAACAGTTTCAAAGTTCATTTTATTCCAAAATTCGGCTGATT
Proteins encoded:
- the ricF gene encoding regulatory iron-sulfur-containing complex subunit RicF, coding for MYATMESVRLQSEAQQLAEMILQSETAENYRNCYKRLQEDEEAGRIIRSFIKIKEQYEDVQRFGKYHPDYREISRKMREIKRELDLNDKVADFKKAENELQSILDEISVEIGTAVSEHVKVPTGNPYFDGLSSCGGGCGSGGSCGCKVS
- a CDS encoding YlbG family protein; this translates as MENRRQGMIVYLHSLKQSKMLRKFGNVHYVSKRLKYVVLYCDMDQIEKTMDKIASYSFVKKVEPSYKPFLKLEFESKLDKAKEYDYKIGI
- the rsmD gene encoding 16S rRNA (guanine(966)-N(2))-methyltransferase RsmD, with the translated sequence MRVISGSKKGRSLKAVPGTSTRPTTDKVKESIFNMIGPYFDGGRGLDLFAGSGGLGIEALSRGFEHCIFVDRDFKAIQTVKSNLKTLELTKHAQVYRNDAERALHAAAKRETGFRGIFLDPPYKEQKLKALLTMIDEYQMLEEDGFIVAEHDREVELPETVGDLVMTRKETYGLTGVAIYKKRG
- the coaD gene encoding pantetheine-phosphate adenylyltransferase — its product is MASIAVCPGSFDPVTYGHLDIIRRGAHIFEQVYVCVLNNSSKKPLFSVEERCELLREVTKDIPNITVETSQGLLIDYAKRKNAKAILRGLRAVSDFEYEMQGTSVNRVLDESIETFFMMTNNQYSFLSSSIVKEVAKYNGPVSEFVPPEVELALQQKFRQG
- the spoVV gene encoding dipicolinic acid transporter SpoVV encodes the protein MNLSKIHTLLIASFFLFLTATVISHPQASFEASKTGLSMWWEVVFPSLLPFFILSELLIGFGIVRFVGVLLEPFMRPIFRVPGVGGFVLAMGMASGNPAGAKLTARLRQEKQISRVEAERLASFTNSSNPLFIFGAVAVGFFQNASLGILLASAHYLGNLAVGLTMRSYGRKEEQQLRRKKTIPFPSIKDALHALHTARLAEKRPLGKILGDAVTSSVQTLLMVGGFIILFSVFNRLLSVVQLTDVLSVLTKGALTLFQLPAQLDIPLLSGMFEITLGSKLVSETDVSLLQKAIVVSFILGFSGFSVQAQVAGILSETDIRFKPFFIARLLQGVYAAVFVMLLWKPLYTAWHDPYRYVFKSLNSGEMPTAFINGWNLLVQIGPAVTLCALFTYIIIFSYRLTNGTKKG
- a CDS encoding patatin family protein; this translates as MAKPKIGLALGSGGARGLAHLGVLSSLHKHQIEVDMIAGSSMGALVGSFYAAGHDVATMKKVAKAFKRRFYADYTVPRLGFLKGDRVRQLVHAYTFGKPIEELQIPLGIVACDLQTGEKIVFRKGSVSDAVRASISIPGIFIPQRLDGRLLVDGAVVDRIPVSVVKDMGADIIIASDVSRVRKTETAVHIFDVIMQSMDILQNELVRHQTIAADIMIRPSLETYSSSSFANIEAMISAGEEATNRTISKIRKEIENWEGS
- the ddcP gene encoding protease DdcP codes for the protein MLRKKHFSWMLVILILIAVLSFIKLPYYITKPGEATELASLIKVEGGYPETGSLSLMTVKVGPANPFTYVWAKMHPYYEIVPDESIKEEGESDKEYMKRQLQMMQSSQENAVIAAYQKAGKKVSYSFNGIYASSVVENMPAKGKIEVGDKIISADGKTYQSAEKLIDYISSKKAGDKVRLKIEREEKEKRVTLTLKQFPEEPDRAGIGVSLYTDRNVKVEPDIDFEIENIGGPSAGLMMSLEIYNQLTKTDETKGYDIAGTGTIDVDGKVGPIGGIDQKVVAADKAGKDIFFAPNQNGASNSDYKNAVKTAKDIDSDMKIVPVDTMQDAIDYLNKLKAKST
- a CDS encoding nucleotidyltransferase, which gives rise to MKAVGLVVEYNPFHNGHLYHAQTAKRQTGCDTAVAMMSGHFLQRGEPAVVSKWARTKMALQSGVDLVIELPYLYAVQKAEIFARGSVSILNKLGCEALFFGSENGDIEPFLKTAKLIDEHKHTFDQRMKEELKKGASYPAAAAIAFSSILHNESALDLSKPNNILGYHYVTSILSGGYLMKPYTTARISSDYHDADLPEGENHIASATSIRKAMIEQNLEACLHFLPAASACELAHYRKSFGLWHTPESYFSYLKYSLSTVTAKELQQIYEVEEGLEHRILRSIRKASSYQEFMELLKTKRYTWTRLQRMNTHILTRTKKQDMHKLLDDEEVPYIRLLGMTKKGQAYLSEKKKTLSVPLVSKLSSFSHPALNLDIKASRIYSLPIEEPLRTEFDLQEYGHAPIRYDEDEQRFLNR
- a CDS encoding YceD family protein: MKWTIYQLHQMPKQSFEFDETVELNELTKLNSDIRRISPVRVKGRADIKSKQVSFDFSISGEMILPCSRTLVDVPYPFEISTKELFIFHQTDDIEDDDVHIVEDDTIDLTPIVKEEILLEIPMQIFCESEQEKGAAPQEGKDWQVISEEDKKNQVDPRLAALEKLLKQDDES
- the rpmF gene encoding 50S ribosomal protein L32, yielding MAVPFRRTSKMKKRLRRTHFKLNVPGMTECPSCGEMKLSHRVCKACGSYNGKDINVKSN
- the gerR gene encoding sporulation specific transcriptional regulator GerR, translated to MTITRQDAWTQDEDLLLAEVVLRHIREGGTQLSAFEEVGRALTRTAAACGFRWNSYVRKQYQSGIELAKKQRKELRKQIGVHSVNMPNSVKQTAAAAPEGKRDLSIQDVIQFLEQFKETPSAQEFQLEREKMKEQIQSLQKELEDLRSENQTLRNQLEMTEEDYKALIDIMDRARKMVVSKEDGRMKKAAQET